The DNA sequence tccgcagcgcgacgcaaatggacgctcgcggacattaaaatgaGTCGCGCCGATgcccttaggctggtgccaatgcctcACCTCACTCTAGcctgccacgtcagcttttttcctcattctcaccccactctcaccccactctcaccccacggtgccagtgcacaggctatagtgccagctctcacttctctctcctccacatcaccatttctttttcagattaagttatttcactcgaatttttgtagacattcaaaataatgcaagaaaattattttattgaactaaaaatgttaccgattacataataattaataaaattgcataataaattttaaaaattacataataaataaaaattctactcctcttcctcttcttcctgctcctcctcctcgtcgtcatcatcttccagaccaagctctttttccaccatcttgatggccttcgcatgtttgcgcttttTCGCTTCGTTCATGTCGTCGGTTGAtcggtctttcattttgttccattgcttgaatagcttagccttcactaaacccttcatcatgttcgtcatcgcgaaggatttacttcctacctcactgcttgatgaggattccttccccttcctccgACCCTTACGTGCCGCGGCCTTGGCCCTATCGCGGCCCGGTGGACGCTCCTCCTCCGTCGTCGCCTCGCTAGAGCTGTACTCACCAGAAACTCCTAGACGGCTTCTCTTGGAAGTGGACTcggttccactaccaggaccatgttgtcctttccacttcgcttcattgAGAACAGCTTGCCACCAGTGGTGCCGTCTGAACGGCTGAGTCACTCTTTTGTCATTCgcgtacctctccattgccgccttcatgaccatATCATCGTCTGCTCCACTCTGACGTAACGCTGATTCTTGGATGTGGTATGAAttgaacagggacacctccttggagttaaaaagccaagcattaacctaccccgaaatagatattgttagtgaaaaatccaagcaagaaccaaccccaaaataaatatgtgatgggtAAGTAAAGTATCAATTTTTCCTCTTCCGCAATGATCCGGTCAAGCCTCTTTGCACGCGGTGGTACGATTGTTTCCGCCGCATTGGACTCGGAGCTTGGAGCGGGAGCTTCGGAAGGTGGTGGGGGTACGGACCATATGGCGCGTATGGATACGGAGGTGGAGGGTATGAACCGTACGAAGGTGGTGGGTACGGAGGTACGAGTGCCACTCCCGCTACCCGTAGGTGGAGCATTTGGAGGTGGTTgggggtatggatacggaggcggagggtatgaaccatatggcgCCGGGGTGGAGCGTATGGgccatatggccccggaggtggtgtgccggaggagtataaaactcggggaagcggcgaagaaccgacattggtgcgacgatgtgtcggagagaCACCATCTAGGTCTATTGGTGACCCGTCGGGCTGCAACAGATCCGTGAACGTGGTCAAATCTGGTAGAGTCCAACCGGACATGGTGAAGAAGATTTGAGAGAGGGAAGGTGATGAatgagatgaaatgggtgtggagtgagtgaaaccatatggggggtatttatagggggtggggattacacctgggcatttctcgggccgggccgggtttcgggccaagcccgaaaaagcccgaacctAAATTCctaggcccgaacccggcccggcccgaccttcgggcttacaaatcgggcccgaacccggcccgaacagaggaaagcccggcccggcccgacaaaGCCCGGCCCGAACTAGGCTTAGGTCGCGTTACctgcaagcccgagcccggcccggctcgACGTTCGGGCTCGGAaatcaggcccgaacccggcccgacatgcaagcccgacccggcccggcccgggattttcgggctgggtcgggccgggtcgtccgggccgggctgcccatgcccagatgtagtggggatgaaattttagggttttttgaaccagcaacggctaccccacggttagctgacgtggacgaatcagatcgcgccacgtcagctagccaTTAGACCCtatcgcccgcctctcgcccgctctcgcccgcctctcgcccgcaTCTCGCCCGCCAGTCGCCCGCCCTCTCGCCCCCAGCGCTCTCGCCCCGCCTCGCCAACGCTGCCGCCCCGCTATCGCCCGCCTCTcacctccctctcgcccccagcgcgggcggtagctgggcggtagcgggcgatagcgccgggcgcccgcgccaccgccccgCACTCTCGTCTCGCTCCTCTCTCGCCCCGTCGCCGGCGATAGCGCCCCCACTacagcccgcgttggcaccagccttagcaaCTAAACGAACTCACATTCATGTATGGACTTGGCCCATTGACAGTCCGAGTACTTTCAAAGGGTCTTTTTGTAAACGTACTTCAAAACGACCGTCGCCACTCCACCTGGTAAAGCTTCGCTGGAGAGCATGACTCGCGCCTTCCAACTgcttcgccggcgccggcgtctgCTCCTTCACCCCTTCCTCCAGAACAATCTTCTCCGCCTACATTGTGCCCTGGCGAACCACCCCGACCCGTATCCACGCCTCCCCGGCCACCGCGACTTCCGCCCCGCCAGCGACACGCCCGCCGGCCCCGCGGGGTTCGACGAAACGCCGCAGCGCGACGCTGTCGCCTACGCCGCCACGGTCGGCCTTCAACTGAGGCGTGGAGACCTCCCGCGCGCGGAGGAGCTGTTCCGCGCGGCGCCCAGATCCGCCCGCGGCCAGCATCTGGACGCCGTCATGCTGGACGGGTACGTGAAGGCCGGCCGGGTCGACCGCGCCCGCAGGCTGTTCGACGGAATGGCGGAGAAGAGTGTGATTGCGTGGACCAGCCTGGTCTCCGGGTACTGCCGCGCTGGGCGCGTCGACGAGGCGCGCGCTCTGTTCGACCTGATGCCGGCACGCAACGTGGTGTCCTGGACGGCGATGGTGCAGGGGTATGCACGCCGCGGGATGCTGAGGGAGGCGAGGGAGCTGTTCGACGCGATGCCAGAGAGGAACGTGGTTACCTGGACGGTCATGGTCAAGGCCTACGCTGACGGCGGTCGCGtcggggaggcgatggagttgttcGACAGGATGCCTTGGAGGAACTCGTATTCCTGGACCGCCATGATCTCCGGTTTGCTCCGTGCTGGGAGGGTAGAtgaagcggtccatctgttcgagAGGATGCAGCATAGGAACGTGGTTTCGTGGACTCTGATGGTCACCGGCTTGGCGCAGAACGGTTGTGTTTCAATGGCGAGAGAGTTTTTCGACAAAATGCCGAAAAACAAGGACACCGCGGCATGGAATGCGATGATCACTGCGTATGCCAATGATGGCCAGATGGATGAGGCTTGGAGACTGTTCGACTCAATGCCCGCAAAGGACCAGGTGAGCTGGAGTATCCTAATTGACGGCTATGTCAAGAGCGAACACAAGGACGTAGCCGTGTGTTTATTTCTTCTCATGCTCCGGTCAGGAGTATCTCCTAACAGCACTACATTAACCAGTGTCTTGGTTACATCGGAGAGCACAGTTGAAGTTGGGCAAATCCATGGcttcgccaccacactagggCTCCTGTCTAAAACCTCCTTAGGAAACGCTCTGCTCACCATGTACTCGAGGAGTGGCGACCTGCCCTCTGCCTGGCAAGCTTTCAAGATATTACAGGGGAAGGATGCCATCACATGGACATCGATGATGCAAGCCTTCGCGAACCATGGCCGTGCCTCGTGCACGCTGCAGGCCTTCGCACAGATGCTGCAACACGGACATGACCCCAGCTCAACCACATTCACTGCCGCACTGTCAGCCTGCAGCCACGCCGGTCTCGTCGAGAAAGGCAAGGATATTTTTAGATTTATTCGCCACGCCTACGGGCTTGAGCCGACCATCGAGCACCGCACCTGCCTCGTCGACATCCTCGGCCGTGCAGGGCGCGTGAGGGAGGCCATGGAGGTTGTTGGTGCCGTGCCTCCGGAGATGCGCGACGAGGCCATCCTGAGGAGGCTGCTAGGGGCCTGCATAATGCACAATGAGGTGGACGCGGCGAGGGAGGTGGGAGAAGCTCTTGCCAAATCTGACGAGAACCCCTCAGGTTCAGGTTCAGGA is a window from the Lolium rigidum isolate FL_2022 unplaced genomic scaffold, APGP_CSIRO_Lrig_0.1 contig_70191_1, whole genome shotgun sequence genome containing:
- the LOC124682191 gene encoding pentatricopeptide repeat-containing protein At2g35030, mitochondrial-like, whose protein sequence is MTRAFQLLRRRRRLLLHPFLQNNLLRLHCALANHPDPYPRLPGHRDFRPASDTPAGPAGFDETPQRDAVAYAATVGLQLRRGDLPRAEELFRAAPRSARGQHLDAVMLDGYVKAGRVDRARRLFDGMAEKSVIAWTSLVSGYCRAGRVDEARALFDLMPARNVVSWTAMVQGYARRGMLREARELFDAMPERNVVTWTVMVKAYADGGRVGEAMELFDRMPWRNSYSWTAMISGLLRAGRVDEAVHLFERMQHRNVVSWTLMVTGLAQNGCVSMAREFFDKMPKNKDTAAWNAMITAYANDGQMDEAWRLFDSMPAKDQVSWSILIDGYVKSEHKDVAVCLFLLMLRSGVSPNSTTLTSVLVTSESTVEVGQIHGFATTLGLLSKTSLGNALLTMYSRSGDLPSAWQAFKILQGKDAITWTSMMQAFANHGRASCTLQAFAQMLQHGHDPSSTTFTAALSACSHAGLVEKGKDIFRFIRHAYGLEPTIEHRTCLVDILGRAGRVREAMEVVGAVPPEMRDEAILRRLLGACIMHNEVDAAREVGEALAKSDENPSGSGSGGYYTVLANVLASGGLWDEMAAAWRAMKGSKVRKTPGMSWIVVDARSHVFFSGDQMHPQCAEIYEMLDDTLVPQIKKDNGS